The following coding sequences are from one Methanonatronarchaeum thermophilum window:
- the fen gene encoding flap endonuclease-1 produces MGSDIGDIVSRESVSFSDMQNRTVAIDANNTLYQFLSIIRQPDGTPLKDSGGRVTSHVSGVFYRMINLFEEGIEPVYVFDGKPPQLKSKTLDERRKIRENSKEKWKKAKARGDTEEAYSQAMRSSKLNRDMVAESKELLRLMGIPCVQAPSEAEAQAAYIVENGDCWASSSQDYDSLLFGTPILIRNLTITGRRKIPGKDRYKEIKPEKIVLEELLNKLDLNREQLVDLAILVGTDFNDGIKGIGPKTALKLIKEHSSGRKVLEVKDIEIENYSEIREIFIEPEVTDEYDINPSDIEWDGVVEFLCEERDFSEDRVVKGLDRLEKAVNELRHQTTFDSF; encoded by the coding sequence ATGGGATCTGATATTGGAGATATTGTAAGTAGGGAGTCTGTAAGTTTCAGTGATATGCAGAATCGTACCGTTGCGATTGATGCCAACAACACACTATATCAATTTCTAAGCATAATAAGACAGCCAGATGGAACTCCATTAAAGGATAGTGGTGGTAGAGTCACCTCTCACGTTTCAGGTGTTTTTTATCGGATGATAAATCTGTTCGAGGAAGGTATTGAACCGGTTTATGTTTTTGATGGGAAGCCACCTCAACTTAAATCTAAAACCCTTGACGAACGCCGTAAAATCCGTGAAAACTCTAAGGAGAAATGGAAGAAAGCTAAAGCTAGAGGCGATACAGAGGAGGCGTATAGCCAGGCTATGCGTTCATCTAAATTAAATCGAGACATGGTGGCTGAATCCAAAGAACTACTTCGGTTGATGGGGATCCCATGTGTTCAAGCCCCCTCTGAAGCTGAAGCTCAAGCTGCGTATATAGTGGAAAACGGTGATTGTTGGGCGTCATCATCACAAGATTATGACTCGCTGTTGTTCGGTACACCAATATTGATAAGAAATCTAACGATTACCGGTAGGAGAAAAATTCCTGGAAAGGATAGGTACAAGGAAATTAAACCTGAAAAAATTGTTTTAGAAGAACTTTTAAACAAACTCGATTTAAATAGAGAACAACTGGTTGATTTAGCTATACTTGTTGGAACAGACTTCAACGATGGAATCAAAGGTATTGGCCCTAAAACGGCTTTAAAATTAATTAAGGAACACAGTAGTGGCCGGAAGGTTCTTGAAGTAAAGGATATTGAGATAGAGAACTACAGTGAGATTAGAGAGATATTTATAGAGCCCGAGGTTACCGATGAATATGACATAAACCCTAGCGATATAGAGTGGGATGGAGTGGTTGAATTCCTTTGTGAGGAAAGAGATT